A window from Culex pipiens pallens isolate TS chromosome 3, TS_CPP_V2, whole genome shotgun sequence encodes these proteins:
- the LOC120419724 gene encoding calcium-binding protein P-like, giving the protein MKPNQSGSHQPQDGSYPMMGGEYMAAPGQQYFPQQQQQQANHFQQYPSAGPPMMFPPGMQQPHGGMPSVPSQQSQPPQYHFPQQLSSGQQGSATPSYGAGQYFIDAACTVPAGQLSQQPQLLHQMPQGEQAAAFPGATTTRACSNPNCKHCGINGGKPHSRR; this is encoded by the exons ATGAAACCGAACCAATCAG GATCCCACCAACCGCAAGACGGTTCCTACCCGATGATGGGTGGCGAATACATGGCCGCCCCAGGCCAGCAATACTTCCctcaacagcaacaacagcaggcCAACCACTTCCAGCAATATCCGAGCGCCGGTCCGCCGATGATGTTCCCGCCGGGAATGCAACAACCCCACGGTGGCATGCCTTCGGTGCCCTCGCAACAATCCCAACCGCCGCAATACCACTTCCCGCAACAGCTTTCTTCCGGCCAACAGGGGTCCGCTACTCCGTCGTACGGCGCCGGACAGTACTTTATTG ACGCCGCCTGTACGGTTCCCGCTGGTCAACTGTCTCAACagccacagctgctgcaccagATGCCGCAAGGGGAACAAGCAGCAGCGTTTCCGGGTGCGACGACCACCAGAGCCTGTAGCAACCCCAACTGCAAGCACTGCGGCATCAACGGCGGCAAGCCCCATTCGCGACGCTAG